The segment GGATTTTTGCTGCAGTCTATTATAATACTGGACACTTGTCATGGCGCCTTCATCTACCATTTCGGCATCAGGGATATCCGAAGGTTTGCCTAAATTCCGCACGTATTTTGTGTTTAATTTTTCCACGGCCTTGTTCAGCTGTCCTTTTACTTTTTTCCGGTTCTCGCTTTTTGAAAGATATGCCGTACCTGCAACGGCTCCCGCTACTCCAACAAACTTTGTGATTTTACCCACTGCTATCTTCCTCCCTTCATTAAATGAAGTGGCATTATTGCTGTTCCTTCTTCTTGTCCGCTCATGCCTTTGTCTACGCTTTTTTGCTCTTCGTGTACAATCTATTAAGGTAGGATATTTAAAATGAATCTTGCTTCATGCGTCAATTCACTTCGCAGACTACAGCCGTCCGTATTATTATAGTTTATCCATAAATCAGCTCTATCAAACTTATCCACATATCTTCTGACTGTATTTAACGACACATCCGACTTCTTCGAGATGCTCCCTCACTGCTTTTCTGTCTCAAATTTTTACTTCAGTAAGTATATTTCAATAGAGACTTTTATAAAGCGTCACTTACTTAATTGTTACCGAGTTGTTCCGCCAAACCGATTAGAAGTTCTTCGGGTCCACGAATGTAGCAGAGCCGATACGAGTCCTCATACTGGACCACTTCGCCAACGAGCTGAGCACCATGCTTAGTAAGTCTGGATACCATTTCATCAATGTCTTTAACGGTGAACATGACGCGTAGATAACCGAGAGCATTTACAGGCGCCATCCGGTGATCGGATATAACAGGCGGGGTGAGAAATCGTGAAAGTTCAAGTCGGCTGTGGCCGTCTGGGGTAACCATCATAGCAATTTCTACACGCTGAGAACCCAGTCCGGTTACACGGCCTGCCCATTCACCTTCGACAGTAGCTCGCCCTTCGAAGTTC is part of the Planococcus shenhongbingii genome and harbors:
- a CDS encoding VOC family protein, with the translated sequence MEKNKLLRMDNVGIVVESLDGAISFFEEIGLNFEGRATVEGEWAGRVTGLGSQRVEIAMMVTPDGHSRLELSRFLTPPVISDHRMAPVNALGYLRVMFTVKDIDEMVSRLTKHGAQLVGEVVQYEDSYRLCYIRGPEELLIGLAEQLGNN